Genomic window (Bacillus pumilus):
CTTTCTTGCCTGGTCCCCGTTGTACATCGCACGGATTTGCGGGACCGTCACATGAGACTCATCGACAACAATCATAAAATCATCTGGGAAATAATCAAGCAGTGTATAAGGTGTTGAACCAGGCGGGCGCAAAGTCAGATGTCTTGAGTAGTTCTCAATTCCTGAACAAAAGCCCATCTCTCTCATCATTTCAAGGTCATATCTTGTCCGCTGCTCAAGGCGTTGCGCTTCAAGCAACTTTCCATTATCACGAAGCTTTTCAAGCTGCTCCTCAAGCTCTTGTTCAATATTAATAATTGCTTTTTCCATTTTTTCTTCTCTTGTGACGAAGTGAGATGCTGGGAAAATCGCCACATGTTCACGATCACCGAGTATTTCTCCAGTCAGTGCATCGACTTCACGAATACGTTCAATTTCATCACCGAAAAACTCCACTCTGATACAATGCTCATCACGTGAAGCAGGAAAAATTTCAACGACGTCCCCTCGTACTCGGAAAGTTCCACGCTGAAAATCTATATCGTTACGAGAATACTGAATGTCCACCAGCTTACGTAGAAGCTGATTGCGTTCAATCTCCATTTCAGTACGTAAAGACAGCACAAGCTCCCGATATTCCTCTGGTGAACCTAAGCCATAAATACAGGACACACTGGCAATAATAATGACATCTCTCCGCTCAAATAACGAAGACGTAGCCGAGTGTCTCAGCTTATCGATCTCATCATTGATGCTGGCATCCTTTTCAATAAATGTATCAGTCTGAGGCACATATGCCTCTGGCTGGTAATAATCATAGTAACTCACAAAATATTCGACAGCATTATTCGGAAAGAATTCCTTGAACTCACTGTATAACTGGCCGGCAAGTGTCTTGTTATGCGCAATGACAAGTGTCGGTTTGTTCACTTCTTTGATCAGGTTGGATACAGTAAAGGTCTTTCCCGTACCTGTAGCACCTAACAGCGTTTGATGCTGTTTCCCCTGATGGATCCCCTCAACAAGCTTTTCAATCGCCTTCGGCTGATCTCCTTGGGGCTGATAGTTAGAAACTAATTCAAAGCGGTCACTCACATCAAAGCCTCCGTTTCGTTACGAAATCTATCTAATGAATATATTATCATAAAAGAACACAAAAATACGAACTAAAGTTCGTGTTCGGTTTGATTTTTATTTCCAATACAGTCATACCCTCTCTCCCATGGGAAATAACCCTCTTATGAAAACCTTCCTTTCAGTATGGAACATTTTGGAGAGAGATATTCGATGAGCAGAAAAAGATCACAAAAAGAAAGCTGCACTCACTGGAAGTCGTAAGCACAGCTCATAGTAAAATCATCAACTTTTGGCCTTTCACGTTCATAATGATGAAGACATCAATGATGTTTTTCGGCCTTTTCTCTTTTTTCGATTTCTTTCTTAGCCATATACAATGCTCCAGCCACTAAAGAAATAATATCTAATCCCACAATAAAGTAGGTTTCTGTATAGCCCTTCATGTACGAGGCAAATAAAAGCGCTGCTGTTAACGCAATGCCCACATAATGATTATAGGTAACCTTTGAAAATAAAATGACGAGCAGGAAAGGAAAAACAAGTGCAAATATGGCTTTT
Coding sequences:
- the uvrB gene encoding excinuclease ABC subunit UvrB, whose product is MSDRFELVSNYQPQGDQPKAIEKLVEGIHQGKQHQTLLGATGTGKTFTVSNLIKEVNKPTLVIAHNKTLAGQLYSEFKEFFPNNAVEYFVSYYDYYQPEAYVPQTDTFIEKDASINDEIDKLRHSATSSLFERRDVIIIASVSCIYGLGSPEEYRELVLSLRTEMEIERNQLLRKLVDIQYSRNDIDFQRGTFRVRGDVVEIFPASRDEHCIRVEFFGDEIERIREVDALTGEILGDREHVAIFPASHFVTREEKMEKAIINIEQELEEQLEKLRDNGKLLEAQRLEQRTRYDLEMMREMGFCSGIENYSRHLTLRPPGSTPYTLLDYFPDDFMIVVDESHVTVPQIRAMYNGDQARKQVLVDHGFRLPSALDNRPLTFDEFEKHINHIVHVSATPGPYELEKTPEVVEQIIRPTGLLDPIIEVRPIEGQIDDLIGEIHARIEKNERVLVTTLTKKMSEDLTDYLKEIGIKVNYLHSEIKTLERIEIIRDLRLGKYDVLVGINLLREGLDIPEVSLVTILDADKEGFLRSERSLIQTIGRAARNSEGRVIMYADKMTKSMDIAIQETKRRREQQEAYNEKYGITPQTIHKKIRDAIKATKIHEESEEYETNVAPKLSKMSKKEREKVIEKIEIEMKDAAKALDFEKAAELRDLLLELKAEG
- a CDS encoding CsbA family protein produces the protein MITKAIFALVFPFLLVILFSKVTYNHYVGIALTAALLFASYMKGYTETYFIVGLDIISLVAGALYMAKKEIEKREKAEKHH